Proteins from one Streptomyces genisteinicus genomic window:
- a CDS encoding DUF4406 domain-containing protein: protein MNDKPMMILIAGPYRSGTGGDPAAMAANLAALEAAAWPVFAAGHLPVIGEWIALPVLRSAGAGPADPLADQVLYPTAERLLAHCDAVLRLPGESAGADGDVATARRRGLPVYHDVAEIPHRVAQDAR from the coding sequence ATGAACGACAAGCCCATGATGATCCTCATAGCCGGCCCCTACCGCTCCGGCACCGGCGGCGACCCCGCGGCCATGGCCGCCAACCTCGCCGCCCTCGAAGCCGCCGCCTGGCCGGTCTTCGCCGCGGGCCACCTCCCCGTCATCGGCGAGTGGATCGCCCTGCCCGTGCTGCGCTCCGCGGGCGCCGGACCCGCCGACCCGCTCGCCGACCAGGTCCTCTACCCCACCGCGGAACGGCTGCTCGCCCACTGCGACGCCGTGCTGCGCCTGCCCGGCGAGTCCGCCGGCGCCGACGGCGACGTCGCCACCGCCCGCCGCCGCGGCCTGCCCGTCTACCACGACGTGGCCGAGATCCCCCACCGCGTCGCGCAGGACGCCCGGTGA
- a CDS encoding NUDIX domain-containing protein, translating into MTGRPGVDVPDHRGRTGLDRAGRDLDRNLGVVVRDVELTSQGWHVLRRTTFDYRRRDGRWETQQRETYDRGDGAVVLPYDTGRGRVLLTRQFRYPAYVNGHPDGMLVEAAAGLLDADDPEAAVRRESAEELGVTLGPLDRVMTAWMSPGSVTERLHFFAGPYTPADRTGDGGGVAAEGEDIEVVEVSFPQALAMVRDGRIADAKTVMLLQWAALEGPFAPGGDPAGAAPHGNRTV; encoded by the coding sequence GTGACCGGCCGTCCCGGCGTCGATGTGCCCGACCACCGCGGCCGCACCGGCCTCGACCGGGCCGGCCGCGACCTCGACCGCAACCTCGGGGTCGTGGTCCGCGACGTCGAACTCACCTCGCAGGGGTGGCACGTCCTGCGCCGCACCACCTTCGACTACCGCCGCCGCGACGGGCGGTGGGAGACCCAGCAGCGGGAGACCTACGACCGGGGCGACGGCGCCGTCGTCCTGCCGTACGACACGGGGCGCGGGCGGGTGCTGCTCACCCGGCAGTTCCGTTACCCGGCCTACGTCAACGGTCACCCCGACGGCATGCTCGTGGAGGCGGCCGCCGGACTGCTCGACGCGGACGACCCGGAGGCCGCCGTCCGGCGCGAGAGCGCGGAGGAACTCGGCGTCACCCTCGGCCCGCTCGACCGCGTCATGACCGCGTGGATGAGTCCGGGCTCGGTGACCGAGCGGCTCCACTTCTTCGCGGGGCCGTACACCCCAGCCGACCGGACCGGGGACGGGGGAGGCGTCGCGGCCGAGGGCGAGGACATCGAGGTGGTCGAGGTGTCGTTCCCCCAGGCGCTCGCCATGGTCCGGGACGGCCGGATCGCCGACGCGAAGACCGTCATGCTGCTCCAGTGGGCCGCCCTGGAGGGGCCGTTCGCGCCGGGCGGCGACCCGGCCGGCGCGGCGCCGCACGGCAACCGGACCGTGTGA
- a CDS encoding alkaline phosphatase D family protein: MAPQSPSTPDRDHDAQLLAAARRLNRRRFLTVTGAAAALAFATNLPAAGTAAAAELDPRRITENPFTTGVASGDPLPSSVLLWTRLAPKLFEPGNGMPAKLVPVRWELSHDERFTRVVRRGTEIAHPEFNHTVHVEVKGLDADRPYYYRFRTGDWISPVGRTRTAPAGGARVGEMRLAVVSCQAYHDGYFTPYTHLAGEDVDAVFHLGDYLYEYAVTAVGGKRAYTDRRLPALFNRETVTLEDYRLRYALYKSDPDLMAAHAAHPFVVTWDDHETENNYAGGTPENDVPPEEFLVRRASAYRAYWENQPLRRPQRPTGPDMRLHRRLHWGRLAQFDVLDTRQYRTDQANGDGWKSPSPESTAESMTLPGMEQERWLTDGWKASRAQWNVVPQQVTFARRNNPDGSDTLSMDSWDGYPASRERLLAGAETAGVENLVVLTGDVHVAYALDIKRDPADPDSRTVGTEFVATSVASGADGAARPANHAAYLARNPHLKHYDGRRGYVKVTLDSGAARGDYRSVDYVTRPGAPLVQGPSLVSEAGNPGLTPA, encoded by the coding sequence ATGGCACCGCAGTCACCGTCCACGCCGGACAGAGACCACGACGCCCAACTGCTCGCCGCCGCACGCCGGCTGAACCGCCGCCGCTTCCTCACCGTCACCGGCGCAGCCGCGGCCCTCGCGTTCGCCACCAACCTGCCCGCCGCCGGCACGGCCGCCGCCGCCGAGCTCGACCCGCGCCGGATCACCGAGAACCCCTTCACGACCGGTGTCGCCTCCGGCGACCCCCTGCCCTCCTCGGTGCTGCTCTGGACGCGGCTGGCGCCGAAGCTGTTCGAGCCCGGCAACGGCATGCCCGCCAAGCTCGTCCCGGTGCGCTGGGAGCTCTCCCACGACGAGCGCTTCACCCGTGTCGTGCGGCGCGGCACCGAGATCGCCCACCCCGAGTTCAACCACACCGTGCACGTGGAGGTGAAGGGCCTGGACGCCGACCGGCCCTACTACTACCGGTTCCGCACCGGGGACTGGATCAGCCCCGTGGGCCGCACCCGTACCGCGCCGGCGGGCGGCGCGCGCGTCGGGGAGATGCGCCTTGCGGTCGTGTCGTGCCAGGCGTACCACGACGGCTACTTCACGCCGTACACCCACCTCGCCGGCGAGGACGTCGACGCCGTCTTCCACCTGGGCGACTATCTGTACGAGTACGCGGTGACCGCCGTCGGCGGCAAGCGCGCGTACACCGACCGCCGTCTGCCCGCGCTGTTCAACCGGGAGACCGTCACGCTGGAGGACTACCGCCTGCGGTACGCGCTCTACAAGTCGGACCCCGACCTGATGGCGGCCCACGCCGCCCATCCGTTCGTCGTCACCTGGGACGACCACGAGACCGAGAACAACTACGCGGGCGGCACCCCCGAGAACGACGTGCCGCCGGAGGAGTTCCTCGTCCGGCGGGCCTCCGCCTACCGCGCGTACTGGGAGAACCAGCCACTGCGCAGGCCCCAGCGGCCGACCGGACCGGACATGCGGCTCCACCGCCGCCTCCACTGGGGGCGGCTCGCCCAGTTCGATGTGCTGGACACCCGCCAGTACCGCACCGATCAGGCCAACGGCGACGGCTGGAAGTCCCCGAGCCCCGAGTCCACGGCCGAGTCGATGACGCTGCCCGGCATGGAGCAGGAGCGGTGGCTGACCGACGGCTGGAAGGCCTCGCGCGCGCAGTGGAACGTCGTGCCGCAGCAGGTGACCTTCGCCCGGCGCAACAACCCCGACGGCTCCGACACGCTCAGCATGGACTCCTGGGACGGCTATCCGGCCTCACGCGAGCGCCTCCTCGCCGGCGCCGAGACGGCGGGCGTGGAGAACCTCGTCGTGCTCACCGGTGACGTGCACGTCGCGTACGCGCTCGACATCAAGCGGGACCCGGCGGACCCCGACTCGCGCACGGTGGGGACGGAGTTCGTCGCCACCTCCGTCGCCAGCGGCGCCGACGGCGCGGCCCGGCCGGCGAACCACGCCGCCTACCTGGCGCGCAACCCGCACCTGAAGCACTACGACGGGCGGCGCGGATACGTGAAGGTCACCCTCGACTCCGGGGCGGCGCGCGGCGACTACCGCTCGGTGGACTACGTCACCAGGCCGGGCGCCCCCCTGGTCCAGGGGCCGTCCCTGGTCTCCGAGGCCGGCAACCCGGGCCTGACGCCCGCCTGA
- a CDS encoding sensor histidine kinase: MSHLRAPATRPDRREGGRHGRPGSRSLSPAGRSHASPLPPEARIRPQLLRTAVLPTVVAALCGAAAVVFVLRAASPEPTFTLWVVLLGTAALAIAAVAAAAVGAERTARTVLGRASALRRTTARGQAELRSVVDRLRRGEGPPPRRAPDTGPRGGDEFDLLTQELSRSQDAAVTAVVQASRLSSSVGNEQKVEVFVNLARRLQSLVHREIQLLDELENEVEDPELLKGLFHVDHLATRIRRHAENLAVLGGAISRRQWSNPVTMTEVLRSAIAEVEQYPRVKLVPPIDGTLRGHAVADVIHLLAELVENATLFSAPHTQVLLRVQHVTAGLAVEVEDRGLGMPSAEQEKMNALLTDPDQVNVAHLLQDGRIGLFVVSALARRHGIAVRLQSNIYGGVQAVLVLPQGLLGAASGGSAERRTPASAAPEREPAPLGTGREPAQAALGHEPAQVTAEQLPGHATPAHGPAHAAAGHGPAHMTAREPVPAAAEPVPPAREPAPIGLADEHARPALPAQREQERTAPGLAPLPVRGDRGDRPNPASARPGATRTPSPAYDVLGGAPASHGSGAPADGGEPPRATPVRGTMGRPQLPRRRSQEHLVPQLRDAPAPRPDADPALHDPGLMAAFQRGIGLAESAHPGAPAPEAADSGPHHPHDTTTKE, translated from the coding sequence ATGTCTCACCTTCGCGCACCCGCCACGCGGCCCGACCGCCGCGAGGGCGGACGACACGGCCGGCCAGGTTCCCGCTCCCTGTCGCCGGCGGGACGGTCGCACGCCTCGCCGCTGCCACCCGAAGCCCGCATACGGCCCCAACTCCTGCGCACCGCCGTGCTGCCGACGGTGGTGGCCGCCCTCTGCGGCGCCGCGGCCGTGGTCTTCGTCCTGCGGGCGGCCTCGCCCGAACCGACGTTCACCCTGTGGGTCGTCCTCCTCGGCACGGCGGCACTCGCCATAGCGGCGGTCGCCGCGGCCGCGGTGGGCGCGGAGCGGACCGCGCGGACCGTCCTCGGACGCGCCTCCGCCCTGCGCCGCACGACCGCCCGCGGACAGGCCGAACTGCGCAGCGTCGTCGACCGGCTCCGCCGCGGCGAAGGTCCCCCGCCGCGGCGCGCCCCGGACACCGGGCCGCGGGGCGGCGACGAGTTCGACCTCCTGACGCAGGAGCTGAGCCGCTCCCAGGACGCGGCCGTCACCGCGGTCGTGCAGGCGTCCCGGCTCTCCAGCAGCGTCGGCAACGAGCAGAAGGTCGAGGTCTTCGTCAACCTCGCCCGCCGTCTCCAGTCCCTCGTGCACCGGGAGATCCAGCTCCTCGACGAGCTGGAGAACGAGGTCGAGGACCCGGAGCTGCTCAAGGGCCTGTTCCACGTCGACCACCTCGCCACCCGGATCAGGCGGCACGCCGAGAACCTCGCCGTCCTCGGCGGCGCCATCTCCCGCCGGCAGTGGTCCAACCCGGTCACCATGACCGAGGTCCTCAGGTCGGCCATCGCCGAGGTCGAGCAGTACCCGCGGGTGAAGCTGGTGCCCCCGATCGACGGCACGCTGCGCGGCCACGCCGTCGCCGACGTGATCCACCTCCTCGCCGAACTCGTCGAGAACGCCACGCTGTTCTCCGCGCCGCACACCCAGGTGCTGCTGCGCGTGCAGCACGTCACGGCGGGACTCGCCGTGGAGGTGGAGGACCGCGGTCTGGGCATGCCCTCCGCGGAACAGGAGAAGATGAACGCCCTGCTCACCGACCCGGACCAGGTGAACGTGGCGCACCTGCTCCAGGACGGCCGCATCGGGCTCTTCGTGGTCTCCGCGCTCGCCCGCCGGCACGGCATCGCGGTGCGCCTCCAGTCCAACATCTACGGGGGAGTCCAGGCCGTCCTCGTCCTGCCGCAGGGCCTGCTCGGAGCGGCCTCCGGCGGCTCGGCCGAGCGGCGGACACCGGCGTCCGCCGCCCCGGAGCGGGAACCGGCGCCCCTCGGGACGGGGCGTGAGCCGGCGCAGGCGGCCCTCGGCCACGAGCCCGCGCAGGTCACCGCGGAGCAACTGCCCGGGCATGCCACCCCCGCGCACGGACCGGCGCACGCGGCCGCCGGCCACGGACCGGCGCACATGACCGCCCGGGAGCCCGTGCCCGCCGCCGCCGAACCCGTGCCTCCCGCCCGTGAACCCGCGCCTATCGGCCTCGCGGACGAGCACGCCCGCCCCGCCCTGCCGGCCCAGCGGGAACAGGAGCGCACCGCCCCCGGCCTCGCCCCGCTCCCCGTGCGCGGCGACCGGGGCGACCGGCCCAACCCCGCCTCCGCACGCCCCGGCGCCACCCGCACACCGTCCCCCGCGTACGACGTCCTGGGGGGTGCGCCCGCCTCCCACGGAAGCGGTGCGCCCGCCGACGGCGGCGAGCCGCCGCGGGCCACGCCCGTGCGCGGCACGATGGGCCGTCCCCAACTGCCGCGCCGCCGCAGCCAGGAGCACCTCGTCCCGCAACTGCGCGACGCCCCGGCGCCGCGTCCCGACGCGGACCCCGCACTGCACGACCCCGGCCTGATGGCCGCCTTCCAGCGCGGGATCGGACTCGCCGAGTCGGCACACCCGGGCGCCCCCGCCCCCGAGGCCGCCGACTCCGGTCCGCACCACCCCCACGACACCACCACCAAGGAGTAG
- a CDS encoding roadblock/LC7 domain-containing protein, translating to MASDMPTGHVSDLDWLLSGLVQRVPYTRNAVLLSSDGLVKSVHGLDGDSADHMAALASGLYSLGRSAGARFGDGGEVRQVVVELDSTLLFVSTAGSGTCLAVLAGREADAAVLGYEMAMLVKSVRPYLATPARTPAGAPGAPGQ from the coding sequence ATGGCGAGCGACATGCCGACCGGTCATGTCTCGGACCTCGACTGGCTGCTCAGCGGTCTCGTCCAGCGCGTGCCGTACACCCGCAACGCGGTGCTGCTCTCCTCCGACGGGCTGGTGAAGTCGGTGCACGGCCTGGACGGCGACAGCGCCGACCACATGGCCGCCCTCGCCTCCGGGCTCTACTCCCTCGGCCGCAGCGCCGGAGCCCGCTTCGGCGACGGGGGCGAGGTACGGCAGGTGGTCGTCGAGCTCGACTCCACCCTGCTCTTCGTCTCCACCGCCGGCTCGGGCACCTGCCTGGCCGTGCTGGCGGGCCGCGAGGCCGACGCCGCCGTCCTCGGCTACGAGATGGCCATGCTGGTCAAGAGCGTGCGCCCCTATCTGGCCACACCGGCGCGCACCCCCGCCGGGGCCCCCGGCGCGCCGGGGCAGTGA